The segment AAAAGTCATTGAAGTCAAAATAGAACAGTTTGGTTTTTGCTCGAAAAAGCGTATCCTTTGGGATGACGATGAATCCGTGCCTTACGGCGCTTCGGAGATGATAACCCACGGTTTAAAGAATAAGATTATCGATAGTTCCGTCATAGTCTGTGACGGCGCGGGTACGGTGGTAGTGTCAATTCCCCAGGTTGTGCAGGGTATAGGCGCCAGGATGCATAGCGTCCTTCGCACATCTGCAATTCCTGAGGTCATTGACAGGCTGCATCAATATGGCTGTCACACGATAAATAACGGTGGGATAATTGATCAAAAAAGAGGCGTTATTGAGGCCGCGAAAGAAGGTTATAAAAATATAGCCGTTACAGTCAGTGCCTATCAAGGAGAGGATTTAAAGAGTATCCGGGCATTGGAAAAGCAATACGGCATATCGCTGATCATTCTGGCGATATGCGCGACAGGCATCAACAAAGAGCGAATAACTGAAATAGAGAAATATGCAGATTTAGTCTGGGCATGCCGTTCTAGAGAAGTAAGGAATGTCCTGTGCATAAAAGCAGTTGAAATATTGTCAAATGCCTCGCCTGTATATATCCTTACACAGAAAGGGAAGATGTTTGTCTCCGGTTATTCGCCCAACATATTCAAAATGCGGAA is part of the Candidatus Omnitrophota bacterium genome and harbors:
- a CDS encoding DUF2099 family protein, yielding MADRKKDIHIVRYFSSLITISNGKVIKVTKPTISHCPLAGFFYKGLKRSGDLPLPRLKDEIKKVIEVKIEQFGFCSKKRILWDDDESVPYGASEMITHGLKNKIIDSSVIVCDGAGTVVVSIPQVVQGIGARMHSVLRTSAIPEVIDRLHQYGCHTINNGGIIDQKRGVIEAAKEGYKNIAVTVSAYQGEDLKSIRALEKQYGISLIILAICATGINKERITEIEKYADLVWACRSREVRNVLCIKAVEILSNASPVYILTQKGKMFVSGYSPNIFKMRKK